A genomic window from ANME-2 cluster archaeon includes:
- a CDS encoding NAD(P)-binding protein, whose amino-acid sequence MECILEVFPVGNKRYDDIIVGAGVAGSTLAKELSRKNRKILVIEKGIHEASYGSFKDCIRYFDTG is encoded by the coding sequence ATGGAGTGTATATTGGAGGTGTTCCCGGTGGGAAACAAGAGATATGATGACATCATCGTCGGAGCGGGAGTCGCAGGTTCGACATTGGCCAAGGAGCTCAGCAGGAAGAATCGCAAGATTCTGGTTATAGAGAAAGGGATCCATGAAGCGAGCTATGGCAGTTTCAAGGATTGCATACGCTATTTTGACACAGG